AATTGGGAGAAGAAGTGATTACCTCAGGAGAAAGTGAGATATATCCTGCAGGTCTCTATATTGGAAAAGTTCGCGGTATTGGTCAAAATGTCATGGAAGAATATTTTCAAATATTATATATTAAACCTGAACTTGATTATACAAAGCTGTCTGAGGTATTTGTTCTGAATTTTAATAATAATTTTCAAATTAAGGAACTTACGGATACCCCTTATGAAAGATAGTAGAATTTCTTTTTTCTTTTATTTTGTTATAACTTTTATTTTATTGTCTCTTCAATCTACCCAATTTATTTCTATAGTTAATGTTTATCCTGATTTTATTATGATTTTAACAATTATTTATGCATTTTTTTTCGGTCCTATGGTTGGTATGCTATCAGGTTTTTTTTTAGGTCTTCTACTTGATGTTATGAGCGGTGTATTATTTGGTTTAGATTCTTTTGTTTTTACTCTTTTAGGGTCTTGTGTTTTTCTTTTTCAAAGAACTGTAAAATTTCCATATATTATCTCTCTTATTTTTTATCTTATTTTAGGTACAATAATTAAATATATTTTATATGCTTTGTTTTATTGGATATTTGATCATACAAATATTATAGATCCAGGATTTGTATTGAAAATATTTAGTGAGATAATTTTAAATGTAATATTTGGTGTTGTTTTATATATTATTGCGGCTCATATTGATCATAGAGAATATCATGACTAGAATAAGAACTATTATTTTTCTTTGTTTAATGTGTGTATCATGCGTGAAAAATGTTAAAAACCCTGATGGAGAAGCTCTGTATTTTGTATATAAATTTATTCCTCCTGATATGACACAAGGTTTATATTTTTGGATATCTCCTCAAGATTTTTTGGATAGTCTTAGGGGCAATATTCTTACTCCTAGTCAATACAAAACTCTACAAAATATTGATAAACATTATGTTGTTATACGTTTGGGAAAGGAATTTGGTCAAAATATTATTGTAAAAAATATTTTTTACAATAATAGAGGTACTGTTTTGCATATTGTTTTGGAAAAAATTAAGGAAAATGTACGTACTGCTGATATTGGATATCCTATATTTGTTCAAAATATAAAGTTTACTCAAATTATTATTAGTTTGGATAATAAAGTGATTTTGCAAACGGATATAATAAATTCTTGACCAAATCACAAAGCTGCGTTATACTTTTTTTATATATTTATATTATTTTTGGAGGTTTCGGTGTCGTATTTGATTCAAGGTGGCTGGGTTATGTTAGCTATTTTGTTATCGTCTATTGTAGCGCTTGCGGTTTTTGTGGAACGACTTTTTTATCTTCTTTCTGTAAGTAAAAATGCCGGAGTCATCAGAAAAGAAATGCAGGAACGATTTCGTGGATTGAAAGTAGGGGAAGCAATTAGTATTTGCGATGCTCATCCAGGAGCAGCTTCTAATATTATGAGAGCTGGTTTAAGCGTTGCTGCGCGTTCAAGAGAAGAAATCGAACGTTCGATGGAGGACGCGGCAAAATATGAACTTCCTAAATTAAATAGAAATTTGCCGATTTTAGCAACTATAGTTAATATTGCGACATTATTGGGACTGCTGGGAACTGTATTAGGCATGATTACTTCTACTTCTGTACTGGCTTCTCAAGGACTAGGCAATCCCAGCGATTTGATAGGAGGAATCTCTCAAGCATTAGTAACCACAGCAGCTGGTTTAATTGTAGCGATCCCAGGGCAGGTTGGCTATAATTATTTAGTTGCGCGTATTGACAGTATTATTCTCGATATTGAAACAACAGCTACCGAGCTGATAAAAGTGTTAAAATCAGGAGCTCCTGTATCTGCTCCTATAACAAAACGTTGGTAGTAATTCAGAGGAAAATATGAAAAAAAAACATAAAACACATTCTGTTACTGCAGAACATCTAAATACATCTTCTAATAGACGTTTTGCAAAATTAGGGTTGCGTATTTTTGTATGGATACTGATAATTTCCTTTGTATCTACTTTAGGAGTGGTATGGGAAGGGCAAAGCAATAATATGCCTGTACTTATTAAAACAAGATCCCAAAGAGTGGATTTTTCACCAACGAGCTTTTTCTCTCAAGAAAGAGAGCGTATTAATAATGAATTATCTAATATTAATCAGACTGTGGATCCACGAGTTTATAATCAATATGTTAATGATGCTGCTTTTGATAGAGCAATTACATTAGCATTACGTAATGATTTTTTTAAGGATATTCGACTTGCTCCTTCGCGACGTATTCTTAACACTTTAACTGCCCAATCTGTGAGTACTCCTCAATCAATGTTGGAATTTTATTATGCAATGCAAGCCATGAGTGGCGATCTAGGTGTATTACCTATTGTTGGTGAACCTAGTATTTCTGATGTATATGCTTTTGAACCTCTTGAAAAGATGTCTTTAGTAGCAGAAGTGTTGTATGTTTCTGAAACTAATTTTTATGCAGAACAGGTATCTTTAGATGATAAGGAACAATTTTTTTTAGAAAATTCTGAAATATGGGCTTTGTATGCCTCGGTTATAGAATTTTCTGCAGAAACAAGAGGATCAGTTAAAAAAGCAGCAGAAT
This genomic stretch from Brevinema andersonii harbors:
- the mreD gene encoding rod shape-determining protein MreD, with product MKDSRISFFFYFVITFILLSLQSTQFISIVNVYPDFIMILTIIYAFFFGPMVGMLSGFFLGLLLDVMSGVLFGLDSFVFTLLGSCVFLFQRTVKFPYIISLIFYLILGTIIKYILYALFYWIFDHTNIIDPGFVLKIFSEIILNVIFGVVLYIIAAHIDHREYHD
- a CDS encoding MotA/TolQ/ExbB proton channel family protein, which codes for MSYLIQGGWVMLAILLSSIVALAVFVERLFYLLSVSKNAGVIRKEMQERFRGLKVGEAISICDAHPGAASNIMRAGLSVAARSREEIERSMEDAAKYELPKLNRNLPILATIVNIATLLGLLGTVLGMITSTSVLASQGLGNPSDLIGGISQALVTTAAGLIVAIPGQVGYNYLVARIDSIILDIETTATELIKVLKSGAPVSAPITKRW